The Mycolicibacterium flavescens genome has a segment encoding these proteins:
- a CDS encoding dihydrodipicolinate reductase, whose amino-acid sequence MRVPNTPYRVVQWTTGNVGKSSVQAIATNPNYELVGLYAWSQDKAGQDAGELAGIAPLGVKATNDVDALLALKPDVVVYNPMWIDVDELVRILEAGVNVVSSASFITGHNLGDERDRLEEACKRGGSTLFGSGISPGFAELLAIVAATGCDRVDKITIAESADTTLYDSPDTERPVGFGTAIDDPNLQPMASKGTAVFAEAVRLVADSIGVELDEIKCVPEYAQTTEDLVMASWTIPAGHVAGVYASWQGIVDGKPVVDINVRWKKGTTLDPDWQMDAEGWKITIDGRPTVTMQVGFLPPQDMIENAKSIEDFFVLGHIMTAMPPIHAIPAVVAAPPGIATYNDLPLPQARGVGPRR is encoded by the coding sequence GTGCGGGTGCCAAACACTCCCTATCGCGTCGTGCAGTGGACCACCGGCAACGTCGGCAAGAGCTCGGTCCAGGCGATCGCCACGAACCCGAACTACGAACTCGTCGGCCTCTATGCGTGGTCGCAGGACAAGGCCGGCCAGGATGCCGGAGAACTCGCCGGCATCGCGCCCCTTGGCGTGAAGGCCACCAACGACGTCGACGCCCTGCTCGCCTTGAAGCCCGACGTCGTGGTCTACAACCCGATGTGGATCGACGTCGACGAACTGGTCCGCATCCTCGAAGCCGGCGTCAACGTCGTGTCGTCGGCATCCTTCATCACCGGACATAACCTCGGTGACGAACGCGACAGGCTCGAAGAGGCATGCAAGCGCGGCGGTTCGACACTCTTCGGGTCCGGGATCAGCCCCGGCTTCGCGGAACTGCTCGCCATCGTGGCCGCAACGGGCTGCGACCGGGTCGACAAGATCACCATCGCCGAGTCCGCCGACACCACGCTCTACGACTCCCCCGACACCGAACGGCCCGTCGGGTTCGGCACCGCGATCGACGATCCGAACCTGCAGCCGATGGCCTCGAAGGGCACCGCGGTGTTCGCCGAGGCGGTCCGCCTGGTCGCCGACTCGATCGGTGTGGAGCTCGACGAGATCAAGTGCGTGCCCGAATATGCCCAGACCACAGAGGATCTCGTGATGGCGTCATGGACCATCCCGGCCGGGCATGTGGCGGGCGTGTACGCCAGTTGGCAGGGGATCGTCGACGGCAAGCCGGTGGTCGACATCAACGTCCGGTGGAAGAAGGGCACCACGCTCGACCCGGACTGGCAGATGGACGCCGAGGGCTGGAAGATCACGATCGACGGCCGGCCGACGGTCACCATGCAGGTCGGTTTCCTGCCCCCACAGGACATGATCGAGAACGCCAAGTCGATCGAGGACTTCTTCGTCCTCGGCCACATCATGACCGCCATGCCCCCGATCCATGCGATCCCCGCGGTGGTGGCGGCGCCTCCCGGTATCGCCACCTACAACGACCTGCCGCTGCCGCAGGCGCGCGGCGTCGGGCCACGGCGGTAA
- a CDS encoding TetR family transcriptional regulator encodes MQAVADALGVSRKALHYYVGDREGLLTLVVTDLFERELTSVELPDGDDWRAILRAYTVAFRNGLTQVGAATDFTRLRGIGAVAALALADRVLDALLTAGFTPDTARYGLTAASNIAQSAAHSSAAQTPSGMHRHRAETSAALEWEPEDTYPALRAVLASAESQRHDAEHQFDFELEVLIAGLERLLD; translated from the coding sequence ATGCAGGCGGTCGCTGATGCTCTCGGAGTCAGCCGCAAGGCCCTGCACTACTACGTCGGCGATCGGGAGGGCCTGCTGACGCTGGTGGTGACCGACCTGTTCGAACGCGAACTCACCAGCGTCGAGTTGCCGGACGGCGATGACTGGCGGGCGATTCTGCGCGCCTACACCGTCGCGTTTCGCAACGGGCTGACGCAGGTCGGCGCGGCCACGGACTTCACCCGGTTACGGGGTATCGGCGCCGTCGCGGCGTTGGCGCTCGCCGACCGAGTGCTCGACGCCCTGCTCACCGCCGGCTTCACGCCCGACACCGCCCGGTACGGGTTGACCGCGGCGTCGAACATCGCGCAGTCGGCGGCCCACAGCAGCGCGGCGCAGACGCCCTCGGGGATGCACCGGCACCGTGCCGAGACGTCGGCGGCCCTGGAGTGGGAACCGGAAGACACCTATCCGGCGCTGCGCGCCGTGCTCGCCTCGGCCGAATCCCAGCGCCACGACGCCGAGCACCAGTTCGACTTCGAACTCGAGGTGCTCATCGCCGGCCTGGAACGACTCCTCGATTAG
- the hhoA gene encoding trypsin-like serine protease with C-terminal PDZ domain — MGKIPFRRPFTTLLIALAMALAVVAPVFPAAAAPGDPVAAAAQVEPSVVRIDTEIDYQGAYGNGAGFVIDPNGLVLTNFHVVSGADRITASVGGRSYPAELLGYNRKRDIAVLQLIGGIGLPVAPIGDSALLAAGEPVVALGNANGTNGPLTREVGTITAFGRTVNAEDSLTGSKDELAGLFEFAAPVVAGDSGGPVVNGAGQVVGITTAASVNFRFGPGGEGFAIPINDALPIANQIRSRAPSADVHIGPPVLLGVGVRSAQRGPGVQIADVLRGGPADRAGLAPGDVLVVLDGVPLDSATTLTYVLDSHYPGDVVDLTWVDRGGLERTAKATLTPL, encoded by the coding sequence ATGGGCAAAATCCCCTTTCGGCGTCCATTCACGACGCTGCTGATCGCATTGGCCATGGCGTTAGCCGTGGTGGCGCCGGTGTTTCCGGCTGCGGCCGCCCCCGGTGACCCTGTCGCGGCCGCCGCTCAGGTCGAACCGTCCGTGGTCCGGATCGACACCGAGATCGACTATCAGGGCGCATACGGAAACGGCGCCGGATTCGTGATCGATCCCAACGGCCTGGTCCTGACCAACTTCCACGTCGTGTCGGGCGCGGACCGGATCACCGCGAGCGTCGGAGGCCGGTCCTACCCGGCTGAGCTGCTCGGCTACAACCGCAAGCGTGACATCGCGGTGTTGCAGCTGATCGGCGGGATCGGCCTGCCGGTCGCCCCGATCGGTGATTCCGCGCTCCTGGCGGCCGGTGAGCCCGTCGTCGCGCTCGGCAACGCCAACGGGACGAACGGACCGCTGACCCGCGAGGTCGGCACGATCACCGCATTCGGCCGGACCGTGAACGCCGAGGACTCACTGACCGGCAGCAAGGACGAACTCGCGGGTCTCTTCGAGTTCGCCGCACCGGTCGTCGCGGGCGACTCGGGCGGTCCGGTGGTCAACGGCGCGGGTCAGGTCGTGGGCATCACCACCGCGGCTTCGGTGAACTTCCGGTTCGGCCCGGGCGGCGAGGGCTTCGCGATTCCGATCAACGACGCGTTGCCGATCGCCAACCAGATCCGGTCCCGCGCACCATCTGCCGACGTGCACATCGGCCCGCCGGTGCTGCTCGGGGTCGGGGTGCGTTCGGCGCAACGTGGCCCGGGCGTGCAGATCGCCGACGTGCTGCGCGGTGGGCCCGCCGACCGGGCGGGTCTCGCCCCCGGCGACGTGCTCGTCGTGCTCGACGGCGTCCCGTTGGATTCGGCGACGACACTGACCTACGTGCTGGACAGCCACTATCCCGGCGACGTGGTCGACCTGACCTGGGTCGATCGCGGCGGGCTGGAACGGACCGCCAAGGCCACCCTGACGCCCCTCTAA
- a CDS encoding transmembrane protein — protein MSRTLAVTWHALFSVVAGVLYFFFVLPRWYELSGEIPHTFGTVMRIVCGALIGLAALPVVFTLLRTRRPEFGTPQMALRLRTVSIALHVLAGVLIIGAAVSEIWLSLDSAGRWLFGIYGAASAIGLLGVFAFYLASVAEMPPPPPKPLKVKEPKQRRSRRKGAKDEPEDQAEDRPEEVDDAGDKAEVADESPEKDDAEEVEAAEDAEVEADAEESGAETAEEAESDDGKLRNRRPEPARRRRRRLRGGVALDD, from the coding sequence ATGAGCCGCACTCTCGCGGTGACCTGGCACGCGTTGTTCAGCGTCGTAGCCGGTGTTCTGTACTTCTTCTTCGTCCTGCCGCGCTGGTATGAGCTCTCCGGTGAGATTCCGCACACTTTCGGCACCGTGATGCGCATCGTGTGCGGCGCGTTGATCGGGCTCGCCGCGCTGCCGGTGGTGTTCACCCTGCTGCGGACTCGGCGGCCGGAATTCGGCACACCCCAGATGGCGCTGAGGCTGCGGACCGTGTCGATCGCGCTGCATGTGCTGGCCGGCGTGTTGATCATCGGCGCGGCCGTCAGCGAGATCTGGCTGTCACTCGACAGCGCAGGTAGGTGGCTGTTCGGCATCTACGGCGCCGCCTCGGCAATAGGGCTGCTCGGCGTGTTCGCCTTCTACCTCGCTTCAGTCGCCGAGATGCCGCCGCCTCCGCCGAAACCCCTGAAGGTCAAGGAGCCGAAGCAGCGCCGCTCTCGCCGCAAGGGCGCGAAGGACGAGCCAGAGGACCAGGCCGAAGACCGGCCCGAGGAAGTCGACGACGCGGGAGACAAGGCCGAGGTGGCTGACGAGTCCCCCGAGAAGGACGACGCTGAGGAGGTCGAGGCCGCCGAAGACGCCGAGGTCGAGGCGGACGCCGAGGAATCCGGGGCCGAGACCGCCGAAGAAGCCGAATCCGACGACGGCAAACTGCGCAATCGCAGACCCGAACCCGCACGTCGTCGCCGTCGGCGCTTGCGCGGGGGCGTCGCGCTAGACGATTAG
- a CDS encoding GntR family transcriptional regulator — translation MSFLSLGRDELAAEHEQQKRNYAELQAKGLKLDLTRGKPSAAQLDLSNKLLELPGSDDFRDGDGTDVRNYGGVHGLPELRAIFGELLGIPVQNLIAGNNASLELMHDVVVFSMLHGGPDSARPWSQEPVLKFLCPAPGYDRHFAITESLGIEMITVPMLEDGPDVDLIEELVAADPAIKGMWCVPVYSNPTGVSFSWETVRRLVQMRTAANDFRLMWDNAYAVHTLTHDFVRNVDVLGLAEAAGNGNRPLVFASTSKITFAGAGVSFLGASLGNITWYLQHAGKKSIGPDKVNQLRHLRFFRDADGVRLQMQRHRELLAPKFAAVLEILSERFGDSKIASWTEPKGGYFISLDVLPGTAKRTVALAKDAGIAVTEAGATFPYRKDPEDKNIRIAPTMPPEPELRAAIDGLATCALLSATESLLNGS, via the coding sequence GTGTCATTTCTGTCGCTCGGCCGGGACGAACTCGCCGCAGAACACGAGCAGCAGAAGCGCAACTACGCCGAACTGCAGGCCAAGGGGCTCAAACTCGACCTGACCCGGGGTAAGCCTTCCGCGGCACAGCTGGACCTGTCCAACAAACTGCTCGAGCTGCCTGGTTCCGACGACTTCCGCGACGGCGACGGCACCGACGTCCGCAACTACGGCGGTGTGCACGGGCTGCCCGAACTGCGCGCGATCTTCGGCGAACTGCTCGGCATCCCGGTGCAGAACCTGATCGCCGGCAACAACGCCAGCCTCGAGCTGATGCACGACGTCGTCGTGTTCTCGATGCTGCACGGCGGCCCGGACTCGGCGCGGCCGTGGTCCCAGGAGCCCGTCCTGAAGTTTCTGTGCCCGGCGCCCGGCTACGACCGGCACTTCGCGATCACGGAAAGCCTTGGCATCGAGATGATCACCGTGCCGATGCTCGAGGACGGACCCGACGTCGACCTCATCGAGGAACTCGTCGCAGCCGATCCCGCCATCAAGGGAATGTGGTGCGTGCCGGTGTACTCGAACCCCACCGGGGTGTCCTTCTCCTGGGAGACGGTGCGTCGGTTGGTCCAGATGCGAACGGCGGCAAACGATTTCCGCTTGATGTGGGACAACGCCTACGCGGTGCACACCTTGACCCACGACTTCGTCCGCAACGTCGACGTGCTCGGGTTGGCCGAGGCCGCGGGCAACGGGAATCGCCCGCTGGTGTTCGCGTCGACGTCGAAGATCACCTTCGCGGGCGCCGGGGTCAGCTTCCTGGGCGCCTCGCTGGGCAACATCACCTGGTACCTGCAGCACGCAGGCAAGAAGTCGATCGGGCCGGACAAGGTCAACCAGCTGCGCCATCTGCGATTCTTCCGCGACGCCGACGGAGTGCGCCTGCAGATGCAGCGCCACCGGGAGCTGCTGGCCCCGAAGTTCGCCGCGGTGTTGGAGATTCTGTCCGAGCGTTTCGGCGATTCGAAGATCGCGTCGTGGACCGAACCCAAGGGCGGGTACTTCATCAGCCTCGACGTCCTGCCGGGGACGGCCAAGCGCACCGTGGCGCTCGCCAAGGATGCGGGCATCGCGGTGACGGAGGCGGGCGCCACGTTCCCGTATCGAAAAGACCCGGAAGACAAGAACATCCGCATCGCGCCGACCATGCCGCCCGAGCCCGAGCTGCGGGCGGCGATCGACGGGCTGGCCACCTGCGCACTGCTCTCGGCGACCGAGTCGTTGCTGAACGGCTCCTAG
- a CDS encoding cullin, a subunit of E3 ubiquitin ligase, with protein sequence MTELPWPFVGSEALATGAISERAMRRLYVPMYPGVYVPRDATVSARDRAQAAWLWSKRRGIVAGLSAAAVLGTKYIDGSEPAELIHDNRRAPTKLVVRTERVLPNELLTMSAMRVTTAARTAFDLGRHLEDRTVAVQRLDALANTTGLKHVDVEAVIAAHAGARGLPRLRRVLPLMDAGAESPQETVARLALIDAGLPPPQTQVRVFDGYRQFLARLDMAYEDFQVGIGYDGPQHWTDPRVRQRDIDKQFALTELGWSIIRVSRDLLRYRRTTYVARVESVLRSRGCRL encoded by the coding sequence ATGACCGAGCTGCCGTGGCCCTTCGTCGGGAGCGAAGCGCTGGCGACCGGCGCCATCTCCGAGCGCGCGATGCGCCGCCTGTACGTCCCGATGTATCCGGGTGTCTACGTCCCACGCGACGCCACGGTGTCGGCGCGCGATCGGGCGCAAGCGGCCTGGCTGTGGTCGAAGCGGCGCGGAATCGTCGCGGGCCTGTCGGCAGCGGCGGTACTGGGCACCAAGTACATCGACGGGTCGGAGCCCGCTGAACTCATCCACGACAACCGCAGGGCGCCAACCAAACTCGTCGTCCGGACAGAACGCGTACTGCCGAACGAACTCCTGACCATGTCTGCGATGCGTGTGACAACTGCGGCTCGCACGGCGTTCGACCTCGGTCGCCATCTCGAAGACCGGACCGTCGCGGTGCAGCGTCTCGACGCTCTCGCCAACACCACCGGCCTCAAACACGTCGACGTGGAGGCGGTGATTGCCGCGCATGCGGGCGCCCGAGGCCTTCCTCGGCTGAGGCGCGTGCTCCCGCTGATGGACGCCGGTGCGGAATCCCCACAGGAGACGGTGGCCCGGCTGGCGCTGATCGACGCGGGGCTTCCGCCGCCGCAGACGCAGGTTCGCGTATTCGACGGGTACAGGCAGTTCCTCGCCCGGCTCGACATGGCGTATGAGGACTTCCAGGTCGGTATCGGATACGACGGCCCGCAACACTGGACCGATCCGAGGGTGAGGCAGCGCGACATCGACAAACAGTTCGCCCTGACCGAGCTCGGCTGGTCGATCATCCGGGTCAGCCGAGACCTGCTGCGCTACCGGCGCACCACCTACGTGGCCAGAGTCGAAAGCGTGTTGCGCTCGCGTGGGTGTCGGTTGTGA
- the dnaX_1 gene encoding DNA polymerase III subunits gamma and tau — protein sequence MHNPATPWWPVEPSHHAGSLLIVALYRKYRPATFAEVVGQEHVTEPLSTALTSGRINHAYLFSGPRGCGKTSSARILARSLNCEQGPTATPCGVCDSCVALAPNGPGSVDVVELDAASHGGVDDTRELRDRAFYAPAQSRYRIFIVDEAHMVTTAGFNALLKIVEEPPEHLIFVFATTEPEKVLPTIRSRTHHYPFRLLAPRTMRTLLEGICEQENVTVDDAVYPLVIRAGGGSPRDTLSVLDQLLAGAEGNHVNYTRALALLGATDVALIDDAIDALAAGDGAALFGVVEAVIDAGHDPRRFATDLLERLRDLIILQSVPDAAARGVVDGPEDVLDRMREQATRIGIATLTRYAEVVHAGLGEMRGATAPRLLLEVVCARLLLPSASDTESALLQRIERIETRLDMSIPAGEGQSVQAGGPPRQYARRSKAEAQPADSSPPPRSEPSPPRSEPRPEPKPEPKPVPKAEPKPESPPTAPAAESKPPSPPPVRPPSDPVVAAPPPAAVTGEPNAAAVRSMWSTVRDKVRERSRTTEVMLSGAIVRALEGDTLVLSHDSAPLAKRLTEQRNADVIREALKDALGVNWKIRCEAGSAAAPPPTEPVPAGPPPRSDDDEEAMLAEAGSDTSDTPRRDPEEAALELLQNELGARRIDG from the coding sequence ATGCACAATCCAGCGACACCGTGGTGGCCCGTCGAGCCGTCACACCACGCCGGTAGCCTGCTGATCGTGGCGCTCTACCGCAAGTACCGGCCCGCGACCTTCGCCGAAGTCGTCGGCCAGGAACATGTCACCGAGCCGCTGTCGACGGCACTGACGTCGGGCCGGATCAACCACGCGTATCTGTTCTCCGGTCCGCGCGGGTGCGGCAAGACCTCGTCGGCGCGCATCCTGGCGCGGTCGCTGAACTGCGAGCAGGGCCCGACGGCCACCCCGTGCGGAGTGTGCGATTCGTGCGTGGCACTCGCACCGAACGGGCCCGGCAGCGTCGACGTCGTCGAACTCGACGCGGCCAGCCACGGCGGCGTGGACGACACCCGCGAGTTGCGTGACCGCGCGTTCTACGCCCCCGCGCAGTCGCGGTACCGGATCTTCATCGTCGACGAAGCGCACATGGTCACCACGGCGGGCTTCAACGCGCTGCTGAAGATCGTCGAGGAACCGCCCGAACATCTGATCTTCGTGTTCGCGACCACCGAGCCGGAGAAGGTGCTGCCGACCATCCGCTCGCGAACCCACCACTACCCGTTCCGGCTGCTGGCCCCGCGCACCATGCGCACGCTGCTGGAAGGCATCTGCGAGCAGGAGAACGTCACCGTCGACGACGCGGTGTACCCGCTGGTGATCCGCGCCGGCGGCGGGTCACCCCGCGACACCCTGTCGGTACTCGACCAATTGCTCGCCGGCGCCGAGGGCAACCACGTCAACTACACGCGGGCGTTAGCACTGCTGGGTGCGACGGACGTCGCGCTCATCGACGACGCGATCGACGCGCTCGCCGCCGGCGACGGCGCGGCGCTCTTCGGGGTCGTCGAGGCGGTGATCGACGCCGGTCACGACCCGCGCCGGTTCGCGACCGACCTGTTGGAGCGGTTACGCGACCTGATCATCCTGCAGTCGGTACCCGACGCCGCGGCGCGTGGAGTCGTCGACGGACCGGAGGATGTGCTCGACCGGATGCGCGAGCAGGCCACCCGCATCGGCATCGCGACGCTGACCCGCTACGCCGAAGTGGTACACGCCGGCCTCGGTGAGATGCGCGGCGCCACCGCACCCAGGCTGCTGCTCGAGGTGGTGTGCGCGCGGCTGCTGCTCCCGTCCGCTAGTGACACGGAATCGGCGCTGCTGCAACGGATCGAGCGCATCGAGACCAGGCTGGACATGTCGATACCGGCCGGGGAGGGCCAGTCGGTTCAGGCGGGTGGGCCGCCGCGGCAGTACGCCCGCAGGAGTAAGGCCGAGGCGCAGCCCGCCGATTCGTCGCCGCCGCCCCGTAGCGAGCCGTCGCCGCCCCGCAGCGAGCCGCGGCCCGAACCGAAACCCGAACCCAAGCCAGTACCCAAGGCCGAACCCAAGCCTGAATCCCCGCCGACAGCGCCGGCTGCCGAGAGCAAACCGCCGTCGCCGCCGCCGGTGCGGCCGCCGTCCGATCCGGTCGTGGCCGCGCCGCCGCCTGCCGCGGTGACCGGTGAGCCGAACGCCGCCGCCGTGCGCAGCATGTGGTCGACGGTGCGGGACAAGGTGCGCGAGCGCAGCCGCACCACCGAGGTGATGTTGTCGGGTGCGATCGTCCGCGCGCTCGAGGGTGACACGCTGGTGCTCAGCCACGACTCGGCGCCGCTGGCCAAGCGGTTGACCGAACAGCGCAACGCCGACGTCATCCGCGAAGCGCTGAAGGACGCCCTCGGGGTGAACTGGAAGATCCGCTGCGAGGCGGGTTCGGCCGCCGCGCCACCGCCGACGGAACCGGTCCCGGCCGGCCCGCCGCCCCGCAGCGACGACGACGAGGAAGCCATGCTGGCCGAGGCCGGCAGCGACACCTCGGACACACCGCGCCGCGATCCGGAGGAAGCCGCGCTCGAGCTACTGCAGAACGAGTTGGGCGCCCGGCGTATCGACGGCTGA
- the cfa gene encoding methyltransferase, cyclopropane fatty acid synthase yields the protein MTTFKEHAAQAPAGKLTLAEILEIFAGGNLPLRFSAYDGSTAGPEDAPLGLELLTPRGTTYLATASGDLGLARAYVSGDLATHGVHPGDPYELLRALAHKMDFRRPPARVLAQIVRSIGIEHLKPIAPPPQEALPRWRRIAEGLRHSKTRDAEAIHHHYDVSNMFYEWVLGPSMTYTCACYPHSGSTLEEAQENKYRLVFEKLRLKPGDRLLDVGCGWGGMVRYAARHGVKALGVTLSKEQASWAREAIARDGLEDLAEIRHADYRDVRESDFDAVSSIGLTEHIGVHNYPAYFEFLQSKMRHGALLLNHCITRPDNRTGSTAGGFIDRYVFPDGELTGSGRIITEAQDVGLEVVHEENLRHHYALTLRDWCRNLVEHWDEAVAEVGLATAKVWGLYMAGSRLGFETNVVQLHQVLAVKLDRDGYDGGLPLRPWWTP from the coding sequence ATGACGACTTTCAAAGAACACGCGGCACAGGCGCCGGCCGGAAAGCTCACGCTGGCCGAGATTCTGGAAATCTTCGCCGGTGGAAACCTGCCGCTGCGCTTCAGCGCCTACGACGGAAGCACGGCCGGACCCGAGGACGCCCCGCTCGGCTTGGAGCTGTTGACGCCGCGCGGTACGACGTATCTGGCTACTGCGTCTGGGGATCTGGGACTGGCCCGGGCTTACGTATCGGGCGATCTGGCCACACACGGTGTGCATCCCGGCGATCCCTACGAGTTGCTCAGGGCGCTCGCCCACAAGATGGACTTCAGACGTCCGCCGGCACGGGTGCTCGCCCAGATCGTGCGCTCCATCGGCATCGAGCATCTCAAGCCGATCGCGCCGCCGCCGCAGGAGGCGCTGCCGCGGTGGCGTCGAATCGCAGAAGGTCTGCGCCACAGCAAGACTCGTGATGCCGAGGCGATCCATCACCACTACGACGTCTCCAACATGTTCTACGAGTGGGTGCTCGGCCCGTCGATGACCTACACGTGCGCGTGCTATCCGCACAGCGGGTCGACGCTGGAAGAGGCCCAGGAGAACAAGTACCGACTGGTGTTCGAGAAACTGCGCCTCAAGCCGGGCGACCGCCTACTCGACGTGGGCTGCGGGTGGGGTGGCATGGTGCGCTACGCCGCACGGCACGGGGTCAAGGCGCTCGGGGTCACGCTGTCGAAGGAGCAGGCGTCCTGGGCACGAGAGGCGATCGCTCGCGACGGGCTCGAGGATCTGGCCGAAATCCGTCACGCCGACTACCGCGATGTGCGTGAATCCGATTTCGACGCGGTGTCCTCGATCGGGTTGACCGAGCACATCGGCGTGCACAACTATCCCGCCTACTTCGAATTCCTCCAGTCGAAGATGCGTCACGGCGCGCTGCTGCTCAACCACTGCATCACCCGACCGGACAACCGAACCGGCTCCACCGCAGGCGGTTTCATCGACCGCTACGTCTTTCCGGACGGGGAGCTCACCGGTTCCGGACGCATCATCACCGAGGCGCAGGACGTCGGCCTGGAAGTGGTCCACGAGGAGAACCTGCGTCACCACTACGCGCTGACGCTGCGCGACTGGTGCCGCAACCTGGTGGAGCACTGGGACGAGGCCGTGGCCGAGGTCGGGCTGGCGACGGCCAAGGTGTGGGGTCTGTACATGGCCGGCTCGCGCCTGGGCTTCGAGACGAATGTCGTTCAGCTGCACCAGGTCCTGGCGGTCAAGCTGGATCGCGACGGCTATGACGGCGGGCTGCCGCTGCGTCCGTGGTGGACGCCATAG
- a CDS encoding polyketide cyclase/dehydrase and lipid transport: MGQVSASSTVLIDAAPEAVLSAVADYANVRPKILSPQYSDYKVVEGGQGAGTVASWKLQATKSRVRDVNAEVDVAGHTVIEKDANSSMITNWTVAPAGNGSSVTVKTSWQGAGGIGGFFEKTFAPLGLRKIQSEVLENLKKHLEG, translated from the coding sequence ATGGGACAGGTCAGCGCATCGAGCACCGTCTTGATCGACGCGGCACCGGAGGCGGTGCTCTCGGCCGTCGCGGACTACGCGAACGTGCGTCCGAAGATCCTGTCGCCGCAGTACAGCGACTACAAGGTGGTCGAGGGCGGACAGGGCGCGGGCACGGTGGCCAGCTGGAAGCTGCAGGCGACCAAGTCGCGGGTGCGCGACGTCAACGCCGAGGTCGACGTGGCCGGTCACACGGTCATCGAGAAGGACGCCAACTCCTCGATGATCACCAACTGGACCGTCGCGCCCGCCGGTAACGGGTCCTCGGTGACGGTCAAGACGTCCTGGCAGGGCGCGGGCGGGATCGGCGGCTTCTTCGAGAAGACGTTCGCGCCGCTGGGGCTGCGCAAGATCCAGTCCGAGGTGTTGGAGAACCTGAAGAAGCACCTCGAGGGATGA
- a CDS encoding N-acetylmuramoyl-L-alanine amidase, producing the protein MTAVPARLRVGATGALRGCAAVATGLLVAASTLVSPAFEAGAAPANIAGKIVFLDPGHNGANDASISKQVPTGRGGTKDCQASGTSTEDGYAEHTFAWETTLRVRQALHALGVRTAMSRGDDTRLGPCVDERAALANSIKPNAIVSIHADGGPPTGRGFHVLYSSPPLNDAQAGPSPRFAGIMRDQLQASGFVPSTYIGSNGLNPRSDIAGLNLAQYPSILVELGNMKNPVDSALMKTPEGRQKYADAVVRGIAGFLGST; encoded by the coding sequence GTGACGGCCGTGCCTGCCCGCCTGCGTGTCGGCGCCACCGGAGCATTGCGCGGCTGCGCCGCGGTGGCGACCGGATTACTCGTCGCCGCATCGACGCTCGTCAGCCCCGCCTTCGAGGCCGGGGCCGCGCCCGCCAACATCGCGGGCAAGATCGTGTTCCTCGACCCTGGTCACAACGGCGCCAACGACGCCTCGATCAGCAAGCAGGTGCCGACCGGCCGCGGCGGCACCAAGGACTGCCAGGCCAGCGGCACGTCCACCGAGGACGGCTACGCCGAGCACACGTTCGCGTGGGAGACCACGCTGCGGGTCCGACAGGCCCTGCACGCGCTGGGTGTGCGCACCGCCATGTCGCGCGGCGACGACACCAGGCTGGGTCCGTGCGTCGACGAACGCGCCGCGCTGGCGAACTCGATCAAGCCGAACGCGATCGTGAGCATCCACGCCGACGGCGGACCGCCGACCGGACGCGGATTCCATGTCCTGTACTCGTCCCCGCCGCTCAACGACGCGCAGGCGGGGCCGTCTCCCCGGTTCGCGGGCATCATGCGCGACCAGTTGCAGGCGTCCGGCTTCGTGCCGTCGACCTACATCGGCTCCAACGGGCTCAACCCGCGGTCGGACATCGCGGGACTGAACCTGGCCCAGTACCCGTCGATCCTGGTCGAGCTGGGCAATATGAAGAACCCGGTCGACTCGGCGCTGATGAAGACGCCGGAAGGGCGGCAGAAGTACGCCGACGCCGTCGTGCGCGGCATCGCGGGGTTCCTGGGGTCGACCTAA
- a CDS encoding DNA-binding protein, YbaB/EbfC family has product MQPQGQPDMSALLAQAQQVQQQLMEAQEALANAEVHGQAGGGLVQVTMRGSGEVIAVSIDPKVVDPEDIETLQDLVVGAISDASKQVTILAHDRLGPLAGGMGNLGIPGM; this is encoded by the coding sequence ATGCAACCGCAAGGCCAACCCGATATGTCCGCGCTGCTCGCGCAGGCCCAGCAGGTCCAGCAGCAGCTGATGGAGGCGCAGGAGGCGCTGGCCAACGCCGAGGTGCACGGTCAGGCCGGCGGCGGCCTGGTGCAGGTCACGATGAGGGGCAGCGGCGAGGTGATCGCCGTGTCGATCGATCCGAAGGTCGTGGATCCCGAAGACATCGAGACGCTGCAGGATCTCGTGGTCGGCGCCATCTCCGATGCCTCCAAGCAGGTCACCATCCTCGCCCACGACCGGCTCGGGCCGCTCGCGGGCGGGATGGGCAACCTCGGTATCCCGGGAATGTAA